The segment gtcgcaataaatattatactaaaacttagcgataatagtactaggttttgtcgaaggaaaagatgattgttagaagcgaagcgctgcccgaatttcgagtcatcactttaacaagtgagtgcatagttactttcatcttacacatagacatgaagtatctagataattacatccttatgtgcttattatctttGTCATGAATATTTTGTGTTAGATAAGATATTATGTGATGAAGTTTAACGGATTTAATCATATAAGTATTATATACTTACAAATATGTATTGGGTAGCAAcgggtgatgagaaataggtgatgataggaaggtgatgatagatatgcGATGATGAATAGGTGATGCGAGATAAGAGATTATTAGGTGATTCCATAACCTTGACCTGTGATGTTGCGATATTgcaatgtagtcatctaccagagtatagatggtgaACACTGACTAATCTAAACAAGTCACATGGAAATACTAGCAtgctcataacctataggtgatgaattacgagtttagGTGATGTAGTAACTATGTATTCATtcaatgatactctaacccttaccaGACACGTATTGGGGGAGTAATCCCCGAATCAGtactgtctatgcgatgtagACGATAATCCTAATGAACAAACAaataaggaaatgcgatgtaaggaaataagaggtaaatacgatgtaggagatgacccttagggtAAATATTTAGGGAAGAATAAATAAAGATAAtgtgaggatgggtaattgggttaattgtttgacatgaagtatgtgaagaaacaaattaactatattattgtcggttgaaaaccatatatactcaccaggtttcccaacctaacccactcagtttattgtatcataGGTAGCAATATTAAAGACACATTTTGCTGAGGGActcaaggagatgtagatcattagtataaattaatgtaaggtctgtttatgcttatgtttttgtattgacgatgacatcctaatgtttttatttaaataaaatacatttcttagaaaatgctttgataatatcattatcatgttttctgggaacaaattccacaatattattcttcaaaaagggtactctgattttaaaataagcataaataaattttttaaaaatgaacgtggatttggggatgtcatagtagATAACTCTTTGGCTGCACGGTCTCATAATACAatagttggactcaaacaagagctgcacaatagagttaaacctaaccATCTAGAATTAACTAATCCCTATAACATGTAACCAAAAATATTCGCCTAATAGTTAGCCGATATTATTGGAGGTccttaaaagcacaaagcaaacaacattcgagcatcgatcAATCTAAACTAGTGCATCACCTAAATAGGTCATTCAATGCAACATCtgaaatccatactagcatgcagttccacAAACTCAATcaataggcatataaaggcatctctcctagcactCTATCAATAAATCCTAAGCAGATCCTTAATCCTAATATAACATGCAATTCTCACATACTCATACTAAAAAGATAAGCATatcacatgtatgggtattttcggAAAACATAATTCAACTcgactgattgcacgcatcacacctgTTTTGACTTATAAAAATCTTCTTAGAAAATTTATCTATTTTTCGAAAAGATTACCAAATTCTTAGGTTGaattcagatacacccgagagtgtacccaaatccctcaaaccaaggctctactACCAACTTTTAATGTCCCACAAATActaagtaaaattttcatttttgaataaGTCAAACCATTCATTCATTGCTCCAAAAGACAATTAGAGTCAaatattctcaaaacatcagagtaaaatcataaacaattAATGCAGAATAAATCTCCACGGGATGCATTGCAATCAATTTGGGCCCTTCCTTTTGAAACCAAAAGTACTTGAATACATTTTAAACAataaccgtaagcataaagcttagtgagttccccaaaataactcataccatacatacatatcagCTCGAAGATGTAATGGGCCTCTTTCAACCCCCAAGTCTATTTCAActtcttcggtatctttcaaccagtatggatctatttcacccctgagtctatttcaacttctttagtatctttcaaccggtatgggtctatttcacccccaagtctatttcaactcTATTGATATGTTTCAACCGGTACGGGTCTATTTCACCAACAAGTCTATTTCAACTCCTTCGGTATCATTCAACCGGTACGGGTTTATTCACCCGTACatctaagcatacaatcatatcatcaagagttacaaagacatcaagcaaatATATGCATATCAACAAGTGTCACAAAGAAaactatcatcctacaaacataatccattatgccgacattggtgccttcgacccacgagtacagtgaaaagactcacctaaATTATCCAAAAGAATCCCCACAACTATCTCCAAAATAGAATAGCCAACCCAAGCTTCCTAAAGCGAAATTGAAACCACTCGTTAGTCAAATGCTCAATTCTACCCAAGTTTTACCAAAAGTCAAATTGGTTAAAAGTTAACGGTTAAAGATAAGGTCAGAATTTCAAACAATGGCCCTCTACGTCGTGGCCTTCCTTGGTCATGTCATGGGCACAAAATGCAAAAATAGTCGTTGAAAAGATGTTAGAGTCCACTCAACTCCAATACCACCCATAAAATGGACGAAAAGTGCTAAAAACCCAAAATGAGAAGATCTAAAGAACTAGATAGCAAGATTGGTACTTTATACTTACAATAGTCAAGAAATGTACTGTCTTTGTTGGATCCAAACTTGAAGAATCTTTCCTTGCAACCAAAAGAACCTTCATGATCTTTAAACTTcatcaaaataacataaaaagcaTCCAAAAGAGGAGAGATGAGAGGGGAGAAACTCAAATCTTGAAGGTGGAGACTAGGGTTTCTCCCAAGGGGTTCTAGAGGTGATAAAGGCTAAGAAAATACCCtaaaaatgttggattagtgtctaagcccgtaaccatattaggtaagtacttgacccggttgtgcatggtccttttgggttgccttcaccaaagcaacttaattggagaaataatagagaaaggggttattatgatttattaatatattatatgaataatatattaaaggagaaatcatatttgtttaattaatattcaatattggtcaataattaattaagaattaattttgtgatcaaatgtaattaattaaactacaaGGGcttaattgtaattatgtgatagttgcaaattagggcaatggatgccctaagggagaggtggacgaattcaaggggataaggccctagaattcgtccaaggataAGGATATGGACTTATCTTATGGATTGCTTGgtaggcaagcaactagataaggataaggactaaaaccctaatctctatcctatataaagaccccttggctaagggaaatcggtcACTTGATTCTAAGAAGCCTTAGAGCCGATTTCTAGCCTCTCCcccctctatctctctctctctctctctctctctctctcttgcctctccatttgcttgtggtgtttgtgagccattagaggtactacacttgtggtactttcTTTCCAAGACAAGAGATTGAAGAAGTGTTttgttattgcaacataacaacaagaggtatgtaatcccttctagtttatataaatttcgaaatatatacatacatgctagggttcttcttgtgttcataaagttgtgtatctaatagagaaaacatagatccaaaatctagggttgcatgcacacataggattgtttgctcAAATCCCAACAAAAACATGAATACTTACCTTTGAAtaccttgaaaaccctaaaaatttgtgGTTTTGGGCTGCACAattctcacatcgtgagaataTGCCTCTCACTTCGTGAGAACGGGTTTTCACCCAATTCCATTCCAACTTCAAacagttataacttcttcgtttcaactccattttcggtaatctttatatccacataaaggtATTGATGATCCCCACACTTCTATCTAGTTAAATTTGGCTTAACGTATATCGAACTAAAACCGTAATCCATGCAAGAATCCTAACATATAACTTTTCCCACTTTACCCTTTAGCTCCAAAATACAAACCAAGGGCTTATAAcacataaccaatattatcaacattCAATAGGGTCTAAATCCTATCCCCTTTAAGCCCTAGGCCTTTATTGGATCCATATAGTTCCCACAATCccgaaataagaaacttctcaaAATAGGATGTTACATGGTGTCTTGCATCGAAATAATGGACCCTACATATCACATTTTATGTACATAGATGGCGTTATGTTTGTTGGTCAATCAAAAAATTTCCTAATCTAAAAATACTGTTTAGATGTTTCCATATCTTTTCTGGTATAAAGGTTAATATCACAAAAAGTAGAGTCTTTGGTTTTGGAATTGATAACATTGAGCTTTCTCTGATGGAAAACCTTCTTAATTGTGAAGCTAGTTCATTACCTTTTACTAACCTAGGGATCCCGATTGGTGCAAACATGAATCTGAATTGACATTGGAAACTGATtgttgacaagtttcaagaaagATTGAGCAACTAGAAAGCAAAAGACTAACACTAGTCAAATCGACTCTCAGGAGCATACCACTTTGTTTTCTCAATCTTCCAAGCACAAAAAAAATTTGTTCCCTTAAAGGCATATAAAGAAACTTTTTATTGAGTGAGGGAGAGAAAAAGAAGAGTATTAATTAGGTTGCTTAGCAAAGGCTTGTATCTCCAAAAAGTATGGGAGGTCTTGGGATTAGTTGTCTTATGAACTTCAATCTGGCGTTGCTAGCAAAATGGTGGTGGAGGATTAAAAGGGACAAAAAATGCTTATGGTCTCAAACAATTAAAGTGATTCACAAATACACACGGCATGGTAATTGCGCTCTAGCTATAAAACAATTTTTGGACGTTTGGTTAAATATTGCAAGCATACAACAAGACTTGGTGGAAAAAGGGGTGAACCTCCAAGAATTATTCGAGAGGAAGTATTTTGTGGAACAAGTATATTGTTCTCGAAAGACTCTTGGATTGGAAACATACCTTTCAAGACTCGTTTTCCCAAGATTTACACCATTGAAGCGGAAAAAATTGTTTAATTTCAGATCGGCTTAACGTTGGGGAAAACTCTATAATTTCATTGAGTTGGAATTGGTAGAAGCCTTATAGGAGAGGTGCGGAAAGCACAAAATTCCAGGACCTTATTGAGTTATTAGATACTCATAAGGGATTTTCTAATAGCGAAGACTCTTCGTCATGGTCGTGTTGTTCAAATGGAACATTTTGGGTAAAATATTCACGTGATAAAATTGACTCAAGGTCGTATACCTGATATCCAGTAGAATTTTTGTGGAATCCAATTCTCCTAATCAAGGTTAACTATCTTATTTGGCAGTTGTTTCTAAATCGGATTCCGACTGCAAATAATCTGGTTTCCCATGGTGTTAATCTAGATTCGATCTTGTGCACATTCTACCGAGTGGTTGAAGAGTTAATGGACCATTCGCTTGTTAAATGCTCTCATGCAAAACAAGTCTGGAATTGGAGTTTTCACTAGTTGGGTCTAAATGATGTACCTATTGCCACAATTAGTGGTGTCATGGCTGTCCTCAAATCTATATATGCTAATGAAGTTTTAAAAAGGAAAATCACATATGCATTGTTTGAGACAGTTATTTGGATTATTTGGAAGGCTAAAAATAGGGGTTGGCTAAAAAAACATCTCATATTGCAATATGGACAccctaattaattttttaaatatttttattggcTGAAATTGAATTGTTTTCCGAAAAAGCTGATTATAAACAGCTAATTATTAGTTGACTTTTTATAGAAGTGTCAATAGAGTGTTTAAAGGGTGTCTTATtagcaacaccctaaaaataaaACATTGTCCAGAAAGGGGAATATTACCTATTCGAAAGTGATAAAAGATATAAAGTTGTGTGTCTTTTTTTAGGGGAAAGCATAGAGGAAAGTGTCATAATTTGGATTGGATTGTTTGGGGTCAATCGCCTATCATTGCAAGCAAAATGTTTCTTCAAGCTTAGAATTAATGCAACTTTACAAACTAGGATTTAGGGTGGGTGGGGGTGGGTTAGATTTTTTTTCTTTGGTGTTCTTTGTGTGTGCCACTCTCTCAGCCTTGTCAAATATCGCGTGTGTATTGGTGTATGTTTTTCTTTACAATATGGGTGAATTATAGTTAGTAGTATGGCTTTGGGTTGGGTGTAGTTGCTCTTTTTTCGATCGTTGTTCTTTTTTGTTGTGTTGTTTATTGGGGTGGGTTTGCTTGGTGTGCGTTTTTCTTCTGTGTTGTGTATGTGTTGTAGGTTCATCATGGATCCGATTATTTTCATATTGTGTTCATGTAGTGAGTGAGGTGACATTCTGTTTAttaaaagttgtataactaaCATGTTTTGTTTTAGTCTTTTCTTAGTGAAGAATTGGATCTGGAGAATTCTATTGTTGGAGCTTTGGGGGTGTTCAAGTGGAATCCTATTTTTTGGTGTTGAATCGGACAAATTTACCCCTTGGTCATATTGGTTTTATCTctaaattggattttttttttgttggtgtGGATTCAGACAAGTCTACTCTTGAAGAAAAGTGggttttttttatatagttttattcactgttcaaaaaaaataataataataataagaattcgtatttttcaaaaaaataattttgatgTAATATGCTCCACATTTAATGATTATGTAATATGCTCCATATTTAATGATTTAATAGAATGTTAGACATACTCAAATCCATTGCTTGAATGAGGTTCGTGAATTGTTCTTAAAAACCTTCATTTGTCGCTTCAGTGTAGATATGGGAACCTACAAGATAAGGCATTATTtaacaaacttttcattttttgtgGGTTATGGATATGTTTGATAAAAATAATTGAAAGTTGTAACTTcatttgtataaaagtgtttttcAAAGTAGTTGTAAGCTTTGTAGAGAATAACATAAAAAGACATATGTCAAAGTTGCAACATAAAGCATAGAAGTTACAAGCTAAAAGTTCATAAAAGCTTTCAAAATCTAATAAAAATCGTTTTAgattaagatttttttttattttaatataaaagtaAAAACTTTAAGCTCATAGTCCCTAAggaagttttttttttccttaaatTGAGTTATTAAAAAGCTTAAGCTAAAATTTCTAGAAGCTCTGAAAACTTCATTGCCAAACATGAAACAGCTCATGTATATAATATCGCAAATCATATTGTAAGACAATTTTTGCATATTAATATTGTTAAAGTAAAAACTAACTATAGAAATTAAGTAGAAACCATAATAACAACTATGAGTTTTGAAGTTAATAACTATTTATCATTTTATTCAACAGTTTGAATACGAAAACGAACTCTTCTTTAAGATATGAATACTTATTTTGATGAATAGCTAACTGATTCATtccaaagaaaaaataaaaatgggAAATACATGACATATACACTCAAAGATCGTATACCTTCGTACCAAATCAGTACAAACTCGTCAAAATTAGATGAAAAAACAATTTCACACGAGTATTTGAACTTTCAAGATAGACGGAGTAACCAAAATGGCAATTCAAAACAAATTATTCTAACATAACACTCCAAATAAAGGGTTATACaaccatataacatataataaagaAACAACAAAAATCAAACCTTAATTAAATGAACGAGGtgatattcaatcagagttgATGATCTTCATCACACGAATCAAAAAGCGACCTCCCACCATGGGAGATATCGGCCATGGGTCCTGCAACTGGAGATGAACAAGGTGATGAATTATTATTCGTAGAAACCATTAATGCCAACGATCCTTCACTCCAAGCTCGTCTAATAGGATACGCAACATTGGTCGCCGGGAAGACATGAGAGCACTTTCCACGCATCTTGTGGAGTGCACAGTTACAGTTCCGATGATAGGGTCTTCTTGTGATCTCCATATCACCTCTGATACATCCTTCAAATCCACCACCACGGAAAAACCCATCTCCGGCAGCTGTCCCGGAGGCCATTCCTTGTCTTAGACACCAACCAGTTGATGATACGATTCAGTTTTCCTCTCGCTTCTTCTGTTTTCCAGTTTGGAAGCTGTCACTTGTTTATCGGGGTTGTTACAGTATTACCTACAAACTAGACCTGTTTTTAGGCCAGTTTAGAGATTTTGTGTGTTAGAGAAATGGTCTATACATATTTGTGGTATGTAGGGCATGTCGTTCTCTTACTTTAAGATGAAATGTATTAGTTAAGTTTCTTCTTTATTTTAATTAATCGTTACATTTCTATTTCTTCTAAGAATTAATTACAAAAGTCTTTTTAGTTGTATGGTTTATCATTAATGTTTAAATTGTGAAACACGTTAATTTTGTTGTAGAAGATTCTCTTATTTGATCATTattgaatgataatttatttACGTAAACACGCACAGACTGTAATAATTTTTACAAAAAGTCAaaaacaaattcaaaattttgataAATAAGATCTAAATTTTAACAAAATGCCTCGTATATGAATCCATGTGGCAATATTTTGAGAATGTTCCAAGATAAATATCAAATGAATGAAGTTCAATCAAAAGTACTAATTCCTTTCCCAATAACCACCGAATTTATTTACCAAAAGACGTACTAAACTGTTAAATTACATTAGAATATTTATCTAAACTCAGTTTTAGGtatctttaattttattttattttatttcttactCAAAACTAAATGTGGTTTTAAGCTtattttcgtttttaattttttttcttatgctCTTaacttttttcattttatttttcaacaatttgataattcttttttatctttttcaaaaattataaAGTGTAagaatatattataatatattataatttcggGTTTTTTTTGGTTCTTTATAGGTTTaatgttttcaattttttttatttggatgCAAGTAAAAGTAAATGAAAAAATTATAACTTCAAAGGATtgaaaaaatataaagaaataaaagTTGGATGAAAATTAATAATATAGATAGACCAAAGGCTCAAATatgtaatttattcatttttaattaatttttttgattTGTTACTCAAAACTAAATTTGGTTTTAagctttttttcatttttaaattttttgtcGTATGCTCTTaacttttttcattttattttcaataatctgataatttttttttatctttttcaaaaattataaagtgtatatgaaaatattaaaGTATATTAcagtttgggttttttttttttttttttttttttttttttttttttttttttgttatttataggTTTAATGTTTTCCATTTTTTTATTTGGATGCAAGTAAATGAAAAATTATAACTTAAAAGGAatgaaaaaatataaagaaataaaagTTTGACGAAAATTATTAATATAAATAGACCAAAGGCTCAAATttgtaatttattcatttttaattaattggtAGACTTAATATAAAGAAATATTAAACATAGTGATACATGATAATAACTACAATATACATTTTCAACTGGTAAAATGTGTTTATATACATGATAACAAATATTGAACAAAAAAAACGAAAACAAATATTTATccaaattaatcatatgtgataaaatacatctaatcatatgtgattatatgaatcaaataacatataatttatgtggacacaatttaattttgttttgtcGATTCAATAGTTCTTCTCATGTAtattatcacatgtgattatatgtataatcgtatgtgattaagtacatgagaacaactattgaatcgagaagacaaaaatgaatcttgtccacctcaaatcatatgtgattatatacatataatcacatgtaattaaataAAACAAATCAACTATTCAATCGAAACagcaaaaataaatattgtctacataaatcatatctgattaaatacatataatcacatgtgattatacgtatccaatcatgtatgatttatgtggataagATTCATTGTCACATTTTCGATTCAGTAATTGTTCTTTGTCAACTGTaataatatgtgattaaatacatataatcacatgtgattatatatatatctaatcacatatgatttatatggacaaaaaataatgatgtctatataaattatatgtgattaaatacatataatcaaacatgattatatacacgagaacaactattgaatcgagaacacgaagataaatattgtccacatatatcatatatgattcaacgcatataatcatatgtgattatatgcatcTAATAACATAgaatttatgtggaaaatattcaTTTTCGTGTTCTCGATTCAGTTGTTGGTCTTGTGTATTTAATTacattagattatatatatatctaataaaatacgatttatatggacaatattcattttcgcATTTtcgttcaatagttgttcttatacatttagtcacatatgatttttgTACATAAGATTCATTTTCGTGTTTTTTATTTaatagtttttctttttccacattaatcatatgtgattaaacacaTACAATTATATAcataagaaaaatattgaatcaaaaatgcaaaaatgaagattattaatataaatcatatgtgatttgatacatataatcacatgtgattaagtacatgagtacaactattaaattgaaaaagaaataatgaatcttgtccacataaatcatatgtaattaggtacatataatcatatatgattatatgtatttaatcacatatgatttatgtgaacaatattcatttttgcgtTTTTAATTCAATAGTTGGtatcgtgtatttaatcacaaaCGATTTATATGAAAAAGATTTGTTTTCACATTCTTGAttcaataaatcatatgtgataatatatatatatatatatatatatatatatatatatatatatatatatatatatatatatataatcacatgtaattatatacacgagagtaactattgaatcaagaacactAAAACAATTTATGTCCACATTAATCAtaagtgattaaatacatataatcacatatgattaaatatatgAGAAAAATTATTGAAACGAAAAATCAAAAATGAATATTATTCATGTAAATCATTGGTGATTGGAtaaatataattacatgtgaGTATATGTATCTAATAACATATTATTAAAGTTGAGAAAAAAatattattgaatcgagaacgcaATAATGACATATATGACAAAATATAtctaatcatatttgattaaatatatctaattacatgtgattatatttatctaatcacatgatttatatggacaaaaaagaatattgtccatataaatcacatgtgaataaatataaataatcacatgtgattatcacATAATCATGGTTGGTGGTGATGGATGATGGTGGTGTATAATGAtgtttggtggtggtggtgaagggtGGTGGGGTGACAATGGGGTGGTGATTATAGTGGGTGGTGAGCGGTGGTGATGGGTGATAGAGACGAGTGAGGATGATAAGTGGTTGTGGTGGATGGGTGGGTAGTGCTTGGTGGTGAGGGTGGTGATGGTGTATGGTGGTTCTGGTGGGTGATGGGgtggggtggtggtggcgggtggttgtGATAGGtggtgaaggtggtggtggtgatgggtagtaTTCGGTGGTTTTCAGTGGTCagtggttttggtgggtggtgggtagAGATGATGGTGACGggtggtggcagtgggtggtggagacgagtggtggtgatgggtagtgggtggtggttggtggtaatGATAGGTGGTGGTCATAATGGTGGGTATTGGGTgggtggtagtgatgggtggttgaggtgggtgggtgggtggtgatgatggtgggtGAGGGTGATGTGGCGGGTGGTGCGGCGAgtggtggtgataggtggtggttggtggtagtgGTGGGTAGTGGCTAagtggtagtgatgggtggtagaGGTGGGTGGGTGGTGGTCATGATGGTAGGTGGTGGGTGggggtgatggtggtgggtggtgggtggtgatgacCGGTGATGATGGATgatagtggtggtgatgggtggtaaaAGTGACAGGTAGTGGTCATAGTGGTGGGTGGGTGGTAGCGATGGATGGTGGTGGGTGGGTAGTGGTTGTGGGTGGGTAGTGGTTGTGGGTGGgtagtggtgatggtggtggtgggtggtggacG is part of the Lactuca sativa cultivar Salinas chromosome 7, Lsat_Salinas_v11, whole genome shotgun sequence genome and harbors:
- the LOC111879810 gene encoding uncharacterized protein LOC111879810, translating into MASGTAAGDGFFRGGGFEGCIRGDMEITRRPYHRNCNCALHKMRGKCSHVFPATNVAYPIRRAWSEGSLALMVSTNNNSSPCSSPVAGPMADISHGGRSLFDSCDEDHQL